A DNA window from Choristoneura fumiferana chromosome 24, NRCan_CFum_1, whole genome shotgun sequence contains the following coding sequences:
- the LOC141441972 gene encoding cysteine proteinase 2-like, translated as MHDEEASKWQAVFWYHYQDVGYEVFTIWVTERQGVFVPLRSSSVSVYEKIRTFSYIDYFDYDVSDIDPEIWNIKKGMDCKYSVSSDVKNDSDFEKMIDITNVPERFNHFGYFAGNLSEEMGFTRYRVQTSSSSQSKALPFPYTAEEVERLSKALPKQFDWRVYGAITPKPSTLYADEYAFVAAKAVEGALFIHRGGKEAAVPLSVQAIIDCSWGFGNRGNDGGSAEAAFEWMMKHGLPTDAAYPFKNEQDSCYIDNVEIETKVKGYYKVPSNDVNALKLAIVNHGPVVVMFDHMNMFYSYGIYNETGKCLNDPGSGNRQGLVIGYGSADDQEYWILMIDNGIVQIVTRDNTCGVMNAPIYVTVNNMCFK; from the exons ATGCATGACGAAGAAGCGTCGAAATGGCAAGCAGTATTTTGGTACCACTACCAAGACGTTGGTTATGAAGTGTTTACTATATGGGTGACAGAGAGGCAAGGTGTCTTCGTTCCACTCAG GAGCTCAAGTGTCAGCGTGTATGAGAAAATAAGGACTTTTAGTTATATCGACTATTTTGATTATGACGTGTCGGACATAGATCCTGAGATCTGGAACATTAAAAAAG gCATGGATTGCAAATATAGCGTTAGCTCTGATGTGAAAAATGATTCAGATTTTGAAAAGATGATTGATATTACGAATGTTCCCGAAAGATTCAATCATTTTGGCTACTTTGCTGGAAATTTAAG CGAAGAGATGGGTTTTACGCGTTATCGTGTACAGACTTCAAGTTCCAGCCAAAGCAAAG CGCTGCCGTTCCCGTACACCGCTGAAGAGGTTGAGCGGCTAAGCAAGGCCCTGCCGAAGCAATTCGACTGGAGAGTATACGGCGCCATCACGCCCAAACCAT CAACACTCTACGCAGATGAATATGCCTTCGTCGCGGCGAAAGCGGTAGAGGGGGCGCTGTTCATACACAGAGGGGGGAAAGAAGCGGCTGTGCCCCTTAGTGTGCAGGCGATTATAGACTGTTCCTGGGG ATTCGGCAATAGAGGAAACGACGGAGGTTCAGCAGAGGCAGCTTTcgaatggatgatgaaacatgGTCTGCCAACGGATGCAGCTTACCCTTTTAAAAACGAG CAAGACTCCTGCTACATCGACAACGTGGAGATTGAGACAAAAGTCAAGGGATATTACAAAGTCCCTTCCAATGATGTGAACGCTCTCAAG CTGGCGATTGTCAACCACGGCCCTGTTGTAGTAATGTTTGATCATATGAACATGTTCTATTCATACGGGATCTACAATGAAACCGGAAAATG tCTCAACGACCCTGGTAGTGGTAACCGTCAAGGACTAGTTATTGGCTACGGCAGTGCTGATGACCAGGAGTATTGGATTCTTATGATCGATAACGGGATCGTTCAAATAGTCACCCGAGACAACACGTGCGGGGTCATGAATGCGCCTATTTACGTCACTGTGAATAACATgtgttttaaatga